One window of Prionailurus bengalensis isolate Pbe53 chromosome B1, Fcat_Pben_1.1_paternal_pri, whole genome shotgun sequence genomic DNA carries:
- the MFHAS1 gene encoding malignant fibrous histiocytoma-amplified sequence 1 isoform X2, producing MAGKDSGNLKTVRLWRDAALRARKLRSNLRQLTLSAAGGCPGAGAEQLDSPDAPQLVLPANIGDIEVLNLGNNGLEEVPDGLGSALGSLRVLVLRRNRFARLPPAVAELGHHLTELDVSHNRLTALGAEVVSALRELRKLNLSHNQLPALPAQLGALAHLEELDVSFNRLAHLPDSLSCLFRLRTLDVDHNQLTAFPQQLLQLAALEELDVSSNRLRGLPEDISALRALKILWLSGAELGTLPSGFCELASLESLMLDNNGLQALPAQFSRLQRLKMLNLSSNLFEEFPAALLPLAGLEELYLSRNQLTSVPSLISGLGRLLTLWLDNNRIRYLPDSIVELTGLEELVLQGNQIAVLPDNFGQLSRVGLWKIKDNPLIQPPYEVCMKGIPYIAAYQKELAHSQPAVQPRLKLLLMGHKAAGKTLLRHCLTEESVDGNQGGGDKEKSYPPAAPSVSKGIEVTSWTADASRGLRFIVYDLAGDESYEVIQPFFLSPGALYVLVVNLATYEPPRFPTTVGSFLHRVGARVPHAVVCIVGTHADLCGERELEEKCLDIHRQIALQEKHDAEGLSRLARVVDEALARDFELRSASPHAAYYGVSDKNLRRRKAHFQYLLNHRLQILSPVLPVSCRDPRQLQRLRDKLLSVAEHREIFPNLHRVLPRSWQVLEELHFQPPQAQRLWLSWWDSARLGLQAGLTEDRLQSALSYLHESGKLLYFEDSPALKEHVFHNLTRLIDILNVFFQRDPSLLLHKLLLGTSGEGEGEGESSPPAAAPTPGQELLRTTQLHHYVEGFLLHGLLPAHVIRLLLKPHVQAQQDFQLLLELLEKMGLCYCLNKPKGKPLNGSTAWYKFPCYVQNDVPHAEAWINGTNLAGQSFVAEQLQIEYSFPFTFPPGLFARYSVQINSHVVHRSDGKLQIFAYRGKVPVVVSYRPAKGVLQPDTLSIASHASLPNIWTAWQAITPLVEELNVLLQEWPGLHYTVHILCSKCLKRGSPNPHAFPGELLSQPRPEGVAEIICPKNGSERVNVALVYPPTPTVISPCSKYLHTFLEN from the coding sequence ATGGCTGGGAAGGACAGTGGGAACCTGAAGACGGTGAGGCTGTGGCGGGACGCCGCCCTGCGCGCCAGGAAGCTGCGGAGCAACCTGCGCCAGCTCACCCTCAGCGCGGCCGGGGGCTGCCCGGGGGCCGGCGCCGAGCAGCTCGACTCCCCCGACGCCCCGCAGCTCGTGCTGCCGGCCAACATCGGGGACATTGAGGTGCTGAACCTGGGGAACAACGGCCTGGAGGAGGTGCCCGACGGGCTGGGCTCGGCGCTGGGCAGCCTGCGCGTCCTGGTCCTGCGCAGGAACCGCTTCGCCCGGCTGCCCCCGGCCGTGGCTGAGTTGGGCCACCACCTCACCGAGCTGGACGTGAGCCACAACCGGCTGACCGCCCTGGGCGCGGAGGTGGTGAGTGCCCTGCGGGAGCTGCGCAAGCTCAACCTCAGCCACAACCAGCTGCCCGCCCTGCCGGCCCAGCTGGGGGCCCTTGCCCACCTGGAGGAGCTGGACGTCAGCTTTAACCGGCTGGCGCACCTGCCCgactccctctcctgcctcttccgCCTGCGCACCCTCGACGTGGACCACAACCAGCTCACCGCTTTCCCGCAGCAGCTGCTGCAGCTGGCGGCCCTGGAGGAGCTAGACGTGTCCAGCAACCGGCTGCGGGGCCTACCTGAGGATATCAGTGCCCTGCGTGCCCTCAAGATCCTCTGGCTGAGCGGGGCCGAGCTTGGCACCCTGCCCAGCGGCTTCTGCGAGCTGGCCAGCCTGGAGAGCCTCATGCTGGACAACAACGGGCTGCAGGCTCTGCCCGCCCAGTTCAGCCGCCTGCAGCGACTCAAAATGCTCAACCTCTCCTCCAACCTCTTCGAGGAGTTCCCTGCCGCGTTGCTGCCCCTGGCTGGGCTGGAGGAGCTCTACCTTAGCCGCAACCAGCTCACCTCCGTGCCATCCCTCATCTCGGGCCTGGGCCGGCTGCTCACCCTCTGGCTGGATAACAACCGGATCCGCTACCTGCCCGACTCCATTGTGGAGCTGACCGGCCTGGAGGAGCTGGTGCTGCAAGGGAACCAGATCGCAGTGCTGCCGGACAACTTTGGCCAGCTCTCGAGGGTGGGCCTGTGGAAGATCAAGGACAACCCGCTGATCCAGCCCCCCTACGAGGTCTGTATGAAGGGGATCCCCTACATCGCAGCCTACCAGAAGGAGCTGGCTCATTCACAGCCGGCCGTGCAGCCCCGCCTCAAGCTGCTTCTGATGGGCCACAAGGCTGCGGGGAAGACCCTTCTCCGCCACTGCCTCACGGAGGAGAGTGTGGACGGAAACCAAGGAGGAGGGGACAAGGAAAAGAGCTACCCGCCTGCGGCTCCTTCTGTGAGCAAAGGCATCGAGGTGACCAGCTGGACGGCCGACGCTTCGCGGGGGCTGCGGTTCATTGTGTACGACTTAGCCGGGGATGAAAGTTACGAGGTGATccagcccttcttcctctccccaggaGCCCTTTATGTGCTGGTGGTGAACCTGGCCACCTACGAGCCGCCCCGCTTTCCCACCACCGTGGGCTCCTTCTTGCACCGGGTGGGGGCCCGCGTGCCTCACGCCGTGGTGTGCATCGTGGGCACGCACGCAGACTTGTGTGGGGAGCGGGAGCTGGAGGAGAAGTGCCTGGACATTCACCGCCAGATCGCCCTGCAGGAGAAGCACGACGCCGAGGGGCTGAGCCGGTTGGCTCGGGTGGTGGACGAGGCCCTGGCCCGGGACTTCGAGCTGCGCTCCGCCAGCCCCCACGCAGCCTACTACGGGGTTTCCGACAAGAACCTTCGGCGGCGCAAGGCCCACTTTCAGTACCTGCTCAACCACCGGCTGCAGATCCTCTCCCCGGTGTTGCCCGTTAGCTGCAGGGACCCTCGCCAGTTACAGCGCCTTCGGGACAAACTGCTCTCGGTCGCCGAGCACAGGGAAATCTTCCCCAATTTACACAGAGTGCTGCCTCGGTCCTGGCAGGTGCTGGAGGAACTGCATTTCCAGCCGCCCCAGGCGCAACGACTGTGGCTGAGCTGGTGGGACTCCGCTCGCCTGGGCCTGCAGGCGGGGCTGACCGAGGACCGGCTGCAGAGCGCCCTTTCCTACCTGCACGAGAGCGGCAAGCTGCTCTACTTCGAGGACAGCCCAGCCCTCAAGGAGCACGTCTTCCACAACCTCACCCGCCTCATCGACATCCTCAATGTCTTCTTCCAGCGGGATCCTTCCTTGCTGCTGCACAAGCTGCTTCTGGGGACCAGCGGCGAGGGTGAGGGCGAGGGGGAAAGTTCCCCACCGGCGGCGGCGCCCACCCCGGGCCAGGAACTGCTCCGGACCACCCAGCTCCATCACTATGTGGAGGGCTTTCTGCTTCATGGGCTCCTGCCAGCCCATGTCATTCGGTTGCTGCTGAAGCCTCATGTCCAGGCCCAGCAGGACTTTCAGCTGCTGCTGGAGCTGCTGGAGAAGATGGGACTCTGTTACTGCCTCAATAAACCCAAGGGCAAGCCTTTGAATGGGTCCACGGCCTGGTACAAGTTCCCATGCTATGTGCAGAATGACGTGCCCCACGCAGAGGCCTGGATCAACGGGACCAACCTGGCCGGACAGTCTTTTGTGGCCGAGCAGCTGCAGATTGAATACAGTTTTCCCTTTACCTTCCCGCCCGGGTTGTTTGCACGCTACAGCGTCCAGATCAACAGCCACGTGGTACACAGATCGGATGGTAAACTTCAGATCTTTGCATATAGAGGGAAGGTTCCTGTGGTGGTCAGTTACAGACCTGCCAAGGGGGTCTTGCAGCCAGACACTCTGTCCATTGCCAGCCATGCCTCGTTACCAAATATATGGACGGCGTGGCAAGCCATAACCCCCTTGGTAGAGGAACTGAATGTCCTACTTCAGGAATGGCCTGGACTGCACTACACCGTGCACATTCTCTGTTCTAAGTGCCTTAAGAGAGGGTCGCCCAATCCACACGCTTTCCCAG